One Novipirellula caenicola DNA segment encodes these proteins:
- a CDS encoding DinB family protein codes for MQGKDAIRSAMKFCDMVYRGYMSDLDDAELLRRPSEGCNHIAWQTGHLISSEVSLLDSIAPGKAYQLPDGFAEAHAKDKADNDDPSAFLGRDEYLALWDEVRAATLKAIDEMSDEDLDAESPEHFRGFCPTVGDVIILISTHPMMHAGQIVPLRRQLGKPVLF; via the coding sequence ATGCAAGGTAAAGACGCGATCCGATCGGCCATGAAATTTTGCGACATGGTCTACCGAGGCTACATGAGCGATTTGGACGACGCGGAATTACTGCGGCGTCCAAGCGAAGGCTGTAATCACATCGCTTGGCAAACCGGGCACTTGATTTCATCCGAAGTCTCGTTGCTGGACAGCATCGCTCCGGGCAAAGCCTACCAATTGCCTGATGGATTCGCCGAGGCACATGCCAAAGACAAAGCAGATAACGATGATCCATCTGCGTTTCTGGGACGTGACGAGTATCTGGCACTTTGGGACGAGGTGCGTGCGGCGACGCTGAAGGCAATCGACGAGATGAGTGACGAGGATCTTGATGCCGAATCGCCCGAGCATTTCCGAGGATTTTGCCCCACCGTGGGCGACGTGATCATCCTGATTAGCACGCACCCAATGATGCACGCCGGGCAAATCGTTCCTTTGCGTCGCCAACTAGGCAAACCGGTACTCTTTTAA
- a CDS encoding lysophospholipid acyltransferase family protein: MRPIMMVVLGTNVRRREWLPSEGPALIVANHNSHLDVFALMNILGLSRLRHVRPVAAGDYFLTRPLRRWFSTRIVGILPIDRTKTKRDCDGKHPLEPISEVLRAGGIVLLFPEGTRGEPEKLESFQTGVAHLAKRHPDVPITPVFMHGLGKALPKGETLLVPFFCDVFVGEPLNSTLPKKEFMNQLDTAFSKLSEELPVQTW, translated from the coding sequence GTGCGACCAATCATGATGGTGGTGTTGGGAACCAATGTCCGCCGTCGTGAATGGTTGCCCAGTGAGGGCCCTGCACTGATTGTTGCCAACCACAACAGCCACTTGGATGTGTTTGCGCTGATGAACATCCTCGGGCTTAGCCGGTTGCGTCACGTCCGTCCGGTCGCGGCGGGCGACTATTTCCTGACCCGTCCGCTGCGTCGTTGGTTCTCGACTCGGATTGTGGGAATTTTGCCGATTGATCGAACCAAAACGAAACGTGACTGCGACGGAAAACACCCACTCGAACCGATCAGTGAAGTGCTTCGCGCTGGTGGGATCGTATTGTTGTTTCCCGAAGGAACACGTGGTGAGCCCGAGAAATTAGAATCATTTCAAACCGGGGTGGCTCATCTTGCCAAACGCCATCCGGACGTCCCGATCACTCCCGTATTCATGCACGGGCTTGGCAAGGCGTTGCCTAAGGGCGAAACGCTGCTGGTTCCCTTTTTCTGTGATGTTTTTGTCGGCGAACCACTGAATTCAACGTTGCCTAAAAAGGAATTCATGAACCAATTGGACACCGCGTTTTCAAAACTTTCCGAAGAACTGCCGGTGCAAACGTGGTAG
- a CDS encoding phosphatidate cytidylyltransferase: MNLPFEVRVAIASILVSLFFASVVSLTLKWRHPQRDFTELRERVRTWWVIVGFFSAALFVSPAAAVCFFAFVSFLALKEFLSMTPTRRSDRRVLFYAYLSIIAQYYFAATSWYGMFIVFIPVLMFVWLPTRMLMMGQTDGFLRAAGSLHWALMITVFSLSHVAFLLKFQVAAEPRIGPDFPSSDAITYPGSGLLLFLVLLTELNDIFQYLWGKSLGTRKVAPSISPGKTYAGLIGGVATTVVFAWVVGPRLTIMDDTRSLIVGIIIGMAGFAGDLCMSAVKRDLNIKDFGATLPGHGGVLDRVDSLIFTAPLFFHFIYYTYG; encoded by the coding sequence ATGAATTTGCCTTTTGAAGTACGAGTGGCGATCGCTTCGATTCTGGTCTCGCTGTTTTTCGCCAGCGTGGTGTCGTTGACGCTAAAGTGGCGACATCCCCAGCGAGATTTCACGGAACTGCGTGAACGGGTACGCACATGGTGGGTGATCGTTGGATTCTTCTCTGCTGCATTATTCGTCTCTCCTGCGGCCGCCGTCTGCTTCTTTGCCTTCGTGAGCTTCTTGGCGCTCAAGGAATTCTTGTCGATGACGCCAACGCGGCGATCGGATCGACGCGTGTTGTTTTACGCCTACCTTTCGATCATCGCACAATATTACTTTGCAGCGACGTCTTGGTACGGCATGTTTATCGTTTTCATCCCGGTGTTGATGTTTGTGTGGTTGCCGACACGCATGCTGATGATGGGCCAAACCGATGGCTTTCTTCGCGCCGCAGGATCGCTGCACTGGGCGTTGATGATCACGGTATTCTCATTGTCGCACGTCGCTTTTCTATTGAAGTTTCAAGTTGCCGCAGAGCCGCGGATCGGCCCTGATTTCCCATCCAGCGACGCGATCACCTATCCTGGATCGGGACTGCTTTTGTTTCTCGTGCTGCTGACCGAACTCAATGACATTTTTCAATACCTTTGGGGCAAATCACTGGGCACCCGAAAAGTCGCTCCCTCGATCAGTCCTGGAAAAACTTACGCGGGGTTGATCGGCGGCGTGGCCACGACCGTGGTGTTCGCTTGGGTGGTCGGTCCGCGATTGACAATCATGGACGACACTCGCTCGTTGATCGTCGGAATCATCATTGGGATGGCGGGGTTCGCGGGCGATCTCTGTATGTCGGCTGTCAAACGAGATCTGAATATCAAAGATTTTGGGGCCACCCTGCCCGGGCACGGTGGCGTTTTGGACCGAGTTGACTCGCTGATTTTTACCGCGCCGCTGTTTTTCCATTTCATTTACTACACGTATGGCTGA
- a CDS encoding Gfo/Idh/MocA family oxidoreductase: MSTSRRHFLKTTAAAGSIAAVASPAIAADSGKKLRLAAIGVGGSRGRYNRGGNIARSAAKYAEMVAVCDVDDLHTQEFNDAFAGKLNTYRDYREMLEKEKPDVVTIGTPDHWHVPIAIAALRSGADVYCEKPLTLTIDEGKQIRKVVEQTGRVFQVGTQQRSSKSLFLTAVAMVHCGMLGENVNAYLAIGGAPDDGPFETENPPEDLDWDRWVGPAPEAGYCEQRRRMFRWFFEYSGGKMTDWGAHHIDIAQWALAPGEDGPIKVAGSGKFTKHVPSDFNWNAFFAGDAALPNGYNTATEFHIDLTFASGSLISVNHHYKREGDNVDFSNGILFEGDKGRIFVNRGKLEGRPVDQLTDEDRKTLDEKIVELCHGKEPGNHMGNFFACIEDRSKPISDVWSHHRTMTSCHLCNIALMLGRELKWDPKSEQFVDDEQANALMTRKSRDKFA, translated from the coding sequence ATGTCAACGTCACGTCGTCATTTTTTGAAAACCACGGCCGCAGCGGGCTCGATCGCCGCAGTGGCCAGCCCTGCGATTGCCGCTGATTCTGGTAAAAAGCTTCGTCTCGCCGCGATCGGCGTCGGCGGAAGCCGCGGACGCTACAACCGAGGCGGCAACATCGCTCGCAGCGCCGCAAAGTATGCTGAAATGGTGGCGGTTTGTGACGTCGATGACTTGCATACCCAAGAGTTCAACGACGCGTTTGCGGGCAAATTGAATACGTATCGCGACTATCGTGAGATGTTGGAAAAAGAGAAGCCGGATGTCGTCACGATTGGGACGCCGGATCATTGGCATGTTCCGATCGCAATCGCCGCGCTTCGTAGCGGAGCCGATGTGTATTGCGAAAAACCGTTGACACTGACGATCGACGAAGGCAAACAGATCCGCAAGGTGGTCGAACAGACCGGCCGGGTTTTTCAAGTCGGAACGCAGCAACGCAGCAGCAAGTCGTTGTTCCTAACCGCAGTCGCAATGGTCCACTGCGGGATGCTTGGTGAGAACGTCAACGCCTACCTTGCCATCGGTGGTGCGCCCGACGATGGGCCGTTCGAGACCGAGAATCCGCCCGAAGATCTCGATTGGGACAGGTGGGTCGGGCCGGCGCCCGAAGCGGGCTATTGTGAACAGCGCCGCCGCATGTTTCGATGGTTCTTCGAGTACTCTGGCGGCAAGATGACGGATTGGGGGGCACACCATATCGATATTGCTCAGTGGGCGTTGGCGCCCGGTGAGGATGGCCCCATCAAGGTCGCCGGGTCTGGCAAGTTCACCAAGCATGTGCCTTCGGATTTCAATTGGAATGCCTTCTTTGCAGGCGACGCTGCACTGCCGAACGGTTACAACACGGCGACCGAGTTCCATATCGATTTGACCTTTGCCAGTGGTTCGCTGATCAGCGTCAATCATCATTACAAGCGCGAAGGCGACAACGTCGACTTTTCCAACGGGATCTTGTTCGAAGGCGACAAAGGACGCATCTTTGTCAATCGCGGCAAGCTCGAAGGGCGGCCCGTGGATCAGCTGACCGATGAAGATCGCAAAACGCTTGATGAAAAAATTGTCGAGCTGTGTCATGGCAAGGAACCAGGCAATCATATGGGCAACTTCTTTGCCTGCATCGAAGACCGGAGCAAACCGATTTCGGACGTTTGGTCTCATCATCGCACGATGACCTCGTGCCACCTGTGTAACATCGCATTGATGTTGGGCCGCGAATTGAAGTGGGATCCAAAATCAGAGCAGTTTGTCGACGATGAACAAGCCAACGCGTTGATGACTCGCAAATCACGCGACAAATTTGCTTGA
- a CDS encoding ThuA domain-containing protein codes for MRQPLTTWAAVSFVATMLLSASGFAADSPLVYQGTDGIGSGKHIVFLAGDHEYRSEETLPALARILAKRHGFKCTVLFNVDPKTGYITPGNNNMPHTDAVNSADLLVFGLRFQNFPADQMQPIADYLSRGGPVVGTRTSTHAFKIPATSPFAKFDYRYKGDEMKGGFGRQVLGETWAGHYGRNHVMSTRLEIIPENADHPILRGVENPWVEAGGYWTEPEANSVVLANAQPLQGMTPDSPEADDKKPCPGVWVRTYEGENGNQGRVFTTTYGASEDIQNDGFRRMMINGTLWALGMEDEITGDLNIDFVGPYDPSTFSFGGHRKQVKPQELAGWDSPIMPARDEAPASEAKPAAKKKNGSAK; via the coding sequence ATGCGACAACCCTTGACGACTTGGGCTGCAGTCAGCTTCGTTGCGACAATGTTATTAAGTGCCAGCGGTTTTGCTGCGGATTCGCCGTTGGTGTACCAAGGCACCGACGGCATCGGCAGCGGCAAACACATCGTCTTCCTTGCTGGTGATCATGAATATCGCAGCGAGGAAACGCTTCCCGCGTTGGCTCGAATCCTCGCCAAACGGCATGGATTTAAATGCACGGTGCTGTTTAATGTCGATCCGAAAACGGGATACATTACCCCCGGCAACAACAACATGCCTCATACCGATGCCGTCAATTCGGCCGACTTGTTGGTGTTTGGACTACGCTTCCAAAACTTTCCCGCCGATCAAATGCAGCCGATTGCGGACTACTTGAGCCGAGGCGGGCCGGTTGTGGGCACGCGAACCAGTACGCATGCGTTTAAGATTCCCGCAACTTCACCGTTCGCGAAGTTCGACTATCGGTATAAAGGCGACGAAATGAAGGGCGGCTTTGGCCGACAAGTGCTTGGCGAGACTTGGGCGGGGCATTACGGCCGCAACCACGTGATGAGCACTCGCTTAGAGATTATTCCCGAGAATGCTGATCATCCCATTTTGCGAGGCGTCGAAAACCCTTGGGTCGAAGCCGGCGGCTATTGGACGGAACCCGAAGCGAACAGCGTTGTCCTTGCCAATGCTCAACCGCTGCAAGGAATGACACCGGACTCGCCCGAAGCCGACGACAAGAAACCTTGTCCCGGTGTTTGGGTGCGAACGTACGAGGGCGAAAACGGAAACCAAGGACGCGTCTTCACCACCACCTATGGTGCATCCGAAGACATTCAAAACGACGGGTTCCGTCGAATGATGATCAACGGCACTCTGTGGGCGTTGGGGATGGAAGACGAAATCACCGGCGATCTCAATATCGATTTCGTGGGCCCCTACGATCCATCGACCTTTAGCTTTGGCGGTCACCGCAAACAGGTGAAGCCGCAAGAATTGGCAGGCTGGGATTCGCCAATCATGCCCGCTCGCGACGAAGCCCCAGCAAGCGAAGCGAAACCTGCCGCGAAGAAGAAAAACGGCTCGGCAAAATAA
- a CDS encoding sugar phosphate isomerase/epimerase: protein MTSLTLSRRGFLAATATTAAVAALPSTGIAAEADHAPLGIQLYSLRGYKVDEALRHAKDLGFDQVEFYSGMLSTNASADEIAKMKAKVAELGLSISAHGVNGFGKNEAANRKVFEFAKALEIPTITADPSPESFDNLDDLVKEFDIRIAIHNHGPGHRYNKVVDVLRAIEGRDERIGACADLGHYIRSGENATDVIRSLKGRLYGIHLKDFAEMKQKTEGVILGKGHLDVEGVFFALQQVGFPKNGAVSLEYEENPQNPLAEIRECVAVARAAMAKVAG from the coding sequence ATGACTTCTCTGACGCTTTCACGACGCGGTTTCCTCGCGGCAACGGCCACCACAGCCGCGGTCGCCGCGCTGCCATCGACCGGCATCGCCGCCGAGGCGGACCATGCCCCACTGGGCATCCAACTGTACTCGCTTCGCGGATACAAGGTGGACGAGGCCCTGCGTCACGCTAAGGATCTCGGGTTTGATCAAGTCGAATTCTATAGTGGCATGTTGTCGACCAATGCTTCGGCGGATGAGATCGCAAAAATGAAGGCCAAAGTCGCCGAATTGGGACTTTCCATCTCGGCTCATGGCGTCAATGGATTCGGCAAGAACGAAGCCGCCAACCGAAAGGTTTTCGAATTCGCCAAGGCCCTAGAAATTCCCACGATCACCGCGGATCCGAGCCCTGAATCGTTCGACAACCTTGATGATTTGGTCAAGGAGTTTGATATTCGGATTGCGATTCACAATCATGGTCCCGGCCATCGCTACAACAAGGTGGTCGACGTGCTTCGCGCCATCGAAGGACGTGATGAACGGATCGGCGCCTGTGCCGACCTGGGCCATTACATTCGATCCGGGGAAAACGCGACCGATGTCATCCGATCGCTGAAAGGCCGGCTGTATGGAATCCACTTGAAAGATTTCGCCGAGATGAAACAGAAGACCGAGGGAGTCATCTTGGGCAAAGGCCATCTCGATGTCGAAGGCGTCTTTTTTGCACTTCAGCAAGTTGGCTTTCCCAAAAATGGTGCCGTTTCGCTTGAGTACGAAGAGAATCCCCAAAATCCGCTGGCGGAAATCCGAGAGTGTGTCGCGGTCGCCCGCGCGGCAATGGCCAAGGTCGCGGGCTAA
- the galK gene encoding galactokinase, whose translation MNSFENTSYDGPVGDLVHRLTQSFISEHSRPPEWIVAAPGRVNLIGEHIDYNDGFVLPMAIERYVAIAAAPRSQDSARVASIRSVNLNERDELDLDDLPKPSLPPKWLGYMGGVFAGFQDRIGSERFSQIPAMDVLFESNVPIGGGLSSSAALEVATATLLETISGVTLGLDEKALLCQQAEHDYAGVPCGIMDQFSSVFGKENAFMLLDCRSQQIRHVPFDSDHVSILITNSNVKHELSGGEYAQRRAQCDAALKKIGVASWRDATVDDIESNRESLSDVEYSRSCHVVSEIDRTQKAAVAIESGQWETLGELMYASHRSLQHDYEVSCRELDLLVELARGIGRAGGVYGSRMTGGGFGGCTVTLVESDKAVEVSDHIQKQYKKQSGIDAHLFASLPAKGAHAIPCQLNY comes from the coding sequence ATGAATTCTTTCGAAAACACCAGCTATGATGGTCCCGTTGGCGATTTAGTCCATCGTTTGACCCAGTCCTTCATTTCCGAACATTCGCGTCCTCCGGAATGGATTGTCGCTGCGCCAGGGCGAGTGAATTTGATTGGTGAACACATCGATTACAACGATGGGTTTGTGCTGCCGATGGCGATTGAACGCTACGTCGCAATCGCGGCAGCTCCGCGATCGCAAGACAGTGCTCGCGTCGCATCGATTCGCAGCGTTAATTTAAATGAACGCGATGAGCTCGATTTGGATGACCTGCCAAAGCCTTCGTTGCCGCCGAAATGGCTGGGTTACATGGGCGGCGTCTTTGCCGGATTCCAAGATCGAATTGGAAGCGAACGGTTTAGCCAAATCCCGGCGATGGATGTCCTGTTCGAGTCGAACGTCCCTATCGGTGGCGGACTGAGCAGCAGTGCGGCACTTGAAGTCGCAACTGCAACGCTGTTGGAAACCATTTCAGGAGTCACGCTGGGGCTCGATGAAAAAGCGTTGCTGTGCCAACAAGCCGAGCATGATTATGCGGGCGTTCCCTGTGGAATCATGGACCAATTCAGTAGCGTCTTTGGAAAAGAAAACGCTTTCATGTTGCTTGATTGTCGCTCGCAACAAATTCGCCACGTCCCGTTTGATTCGGACCATGTTTCGATTCTGATCACCAACAGCAACGTCAAACATGAATTGAGCGGTGGCGAGTATGCACAGCGACGTGCTCAATGCGATGCTGCACTGAAAAAAATCGGGGTGGCGTCATGGCGTGACGCGACGGTCGATGACATCGAATCTAATCGTGAGTCACTTAGTGACGTCGAATATTCGCGGTCGTGTCATGTCGTGTCCGAGATCGATCGAACGCAAAAGGCGGCGGTCGCGATCGAGTCGGGGCAATGGGAAACACTCGGTGAATTGATGTACGCGAGCCATCGGTCGCTGCAACATGATTACGAAGTCAGTTGCCGTGAATTGGACCTGTTGGTTGAATTAGCACGTGGCATTGGCCGGGCCGGAGGTGTCTATGGATCACGGATGACCGGTGGTGGTTTCGGCGGCTGCACGGTCACGTTGGTCGAATCCGACAAAGCGGTCGAGGTCAGTGACCATATTCAGAAACAATACAAAAAACAAAGTGGCATTGATGCTCATCTTTTCGCAAGTTTGCCTGCCAAGGGTGCACACGCGATACCGTGTCAATTAAATTATTGA
- a CDS encoding solute:sodium symporter family transporter yields the protein MGAITIFWFLFFTSLVGVLTWWITRRDDHASSSGYFLGGRSLTFPLIAGSLLLTNLSTEQMVGLNGAAFTDGLCVMVWEVVAVVALVFMAWFFLPRFLKSGVATVPQYLEIRFDHQTQVITNIIFLVAYVGILLPIILYTGARGMLDILDVPSLLGSIPESLNVDPETFALVLIVWMVGIIGSIYALFGGLRTVAVSDTLNGIGLLVGGLLITYYALNALSGGEGVAAGADLLWAEQEERFNSVGSNQSSVPFGSIFAGIFLLNLFYWTTNQQIIQRTFGASSLAEGQKGVLLTGAFKLLGPLYLVIPGMIAYSMFAGDDIKADKAYGLLVNRVLPGPLTGFFAAAMIGAILSSFNSALNSACTLFSLGLYKSAKPNASEQSVVRSGKWFGWIVAVVAMTIAPLLAQTTSIFGYLQKMNGMYFIPIFAVVIVGMLTRRVPPIAAKIGLVTGFVVIAVGYFVSPFDAIVASVHDFHFLGMVFAWLVILMLVIGEVRPRETEFIQEDAKAVDMTPWRLATPAGIVLILIVISIYVSFADFSVLTPKS from the coding sequence GTGGGCGCAATCACGATTTTTTGGTTTCTGTTCTTCACTTCGCTTGTCGGTGTTTTGACATGGTGGATCACACGACGCGATGACCACGCGAGCAGTTCGGGATACTTCCTTGGTGGCCGCTCGCTGACGTTCCCGTTAATCGCGGGATCGTTATTGTTGACGAATCTATCGACCGAACAAATGGTGGGGCTAAACGGTGCTGCCTTTACCGACGGTTTGTGTGTGATGGTTTGGGAAGTGGTCGCTGTGGTGGCGCTAGTTTTCATGGCGTGGTTCTTCTTGCCACGTTTCTTGAAAAGCGGTGTGGCAACGGTGCCTCAATACCTCGAGATTCGGTTTGACCATCAAACCCAAGTGATCACGAACATCATTTTCTTGGTCGCGTACGTCGGGATCTTGTTGCCAATCATTCTGTACACCGGTGCCCGCGGGATGCTGGACATCCTGGATGTGCCAAGCTTGCTTGGGTCGATTCCGGAAAGTCTGAATGTGGATCCTGAGACATTTGCCTTGGTGTTGATCGTTTGGATGGTAGGCATCATCGGCTCGATCTATGCGCTGTTCGGTGGACTTCGAACGGTTGCAGTCTCGGACACGCTCAATGGCATCGGGCTACTCGTAGGCGGTCTGTTAATCACCTACTACGCATTGAACGCGCTCAGCGGTGGCGAAGGGGTGGCGGCCGGTGCTGACCTGCTTTGGGCAGAACAAGAAGAACGGTTCAATTCGGTCGGCAGCAATCAATCGTCGGTTCCCTTTGGCTCGATCTTTGCCGGCATTTTCTTGTTGAATCTGTTTTACTGGACCACCAACCAACAAATCATTCAGCGTACCTTCGGAGCAAGTAGTTTGGCCGAAGGACAAAAGGGGGTGCTGTTGACAGGCGCCTTTAAGTTGCTTGGACCGCTGTACCTTGTGATCCCTGGCATGATTGCTTATTCGATGTTTGCCGGCGACGACATCAAAGCCGACAAGGCGTACGGATTGCTTGTCAATCGAGTGTTGCCAGGACCGTTAACCGGTTTCTTTGCCGCCGCGATGATCGGGGCAATCCTGAGCAGTTTTAACTCGGCACTCAACAGTGCGTGTACGCTGTTTAGTTTGGGGCTCTACAAGAGTGCCAAGCCGAATGCGTCCGAACAAAGCGTGGTTCGATCAGGGAAGTGGTTCGGTTGGATTGTCGCCGTGGTGGCGATGACGATCGCGCCGCTGTTGGCGCAAACGACCAGTATTTTTGGTTACCTGCAAAAAATGAACGGGATGTACTTCATCCCCATTTTTGCGGTTGTGATCGTCGGCATGTTGACTCGCCGCGTCCCGCCGATTGCAGCAAAGATTGGATTGGTGACCGGTTTCGTGGTCATCGCGGTCGGTTACTTTGTCAGCCCGTTTGATGCGATCGTCGCGTCGGTGCACGATTTTCACTTCCTCGGAATGGTGTTCGCCTGGCTGGTCATTTTGATGTTGGTCATTGGCGAGGTCCGACCTCGCGAGACCGAGTTCATTCAAGAGGACGCCAAAGCGGTCGATATGACGCCGTGGCGACTCGCAACCCCGGCCGGCATCGTGTTGATTTTGATCGTGATCTCGATCTATGTCTCCTTTGCCGACTTCAGTGTTTTGACGCCAAAGTCTTAA
- a CDS encoding aldose epimerase family protein, which translates to MKLRSTLLLCLSLLGLCTLGIKPSEAHVSVEDFDSIKLYTLKNEAGMTVKITNYGAIITSIIVPDRDGKMGDVALGYNRVEDYINAVDKPYFGAVVGRYGNRIAKGKFTIDGETYTLAVNNGENHLHGGVVGFDKVVWDAKPLEGDGWSGLELTYKAKDMEEGYPGNLKLKVTYKLTMTNELVVDYFATTDKKTPVNVTQHTYFNLAGEGEGTILDHELMINANQFTPVDEGLIPTGELRDVEGTPFDFRTPKKIGRDVGKDNEQLRFGLGYDHNFVLDKSGNDKAMTLAARVKDPKSGRVLEVHTTEPGIQFYGGNFLDGRLRGKSGKPYVHRGGFCLETQHFPDSPNQPNFPSTILSPGEEYRTTTTFKFSAE; encoded by the coding sequence ATGAAACTGCGATCGACACTACTGTTGTGTTTATCCCTGCTGGGTCTATGCACTTTGGGGATCAAGCCGTCCGAGGCTCATGTTTCCGTCGAAGATTTTGATTCGATCAAGCTCTATACGCTGAAAAACGAAGCGGGGATGACGGTCAAAATCACCAACTATGGTGCCATCATCACCTCGATCATTGTCCCCGATCGCGATGGGAAAATGGGCGACGTCGCACTTGGCTACAACCGCGTCGAAGACTACATCAACGCGGTAGACAAACCCTACTTTGGAGCGGTGGTCGGACGTTACGGGAACCGTATCGCCAAAGGCAAATTCACGATCGATGGCGAAACCTACACGCTTGCCGTGAACAACGGTGAAAACCACCTGCATGGCGGCGTGGTCGGTTTCGACAAAGTCGTTTGGGATGCCAAACCACTCGAAGGGGATGGATGGTCTGGTTTGGAATTGACCTATAAGGCCAAGGATATGGAGGAAGGCTATCCCGGTAACTTGAAATTGAAAGTGACCTACAAGTTGACCATGACCAATGAATTGGTGGTCGACTATTTTGCAACGACTGACAAGAAGACGCCCGTCAATGTGACGCAACACACCTATTTCAATCTCGCGGGCGAGGGCGAAGGCACGATCCTGGATCACGAACTGATGATCAACGCCAACCAGTTTACGCCAGTCGACGAAGGCTTGATTCCGACCGGCGAGCTGCGTGATGTCGAGGGAACTCCCTTCGATTTTAGAACGCCCAAAAAGATTGGACGCGACGTGGGTAAAGACAATGAACAATTGCGATTCGGACTCGGTTACGACCACAATTTTGTGTTGGACAAATCGGGCAATGACAAAGCGATGACGTTGGCGGCACGCGTGAAAGACCCAAAATCAGGCCGTGTGCTCGAAGTCCACACTACCGAACCGGGGATTCAGTTTTACGGCGGTAACTTTTTAGATGGCCGTTTGCGTGGTAAGTCCGGCAAACCCTACGTGCACCGCGGCGGTTTCTGTTTGGAAACGCAACACTTTCCCGACAGCCCGAATCAACCGAATTTTCCCTCAACCATCCTCAGCCCGGGCGAAGAATACCGAACCACGACGACGTTTAAATTCTCGGCAGAATAG